Sequence from the Atribacteraceae bacterium genome:
CGGAGGTTCGCAAGAAAACCCGTGACGGTGCCATCGAAGTCCTAACACAACCGCAACTGGAAATGTATTCTATAAAAGAAGAACCGTTCCAGGAACCTGTGGCCTTGGAATATCTGGAAGGGCGTATGCTTCGGGTATATTTGTTCGCCATCAGTAAAAACTTTGTTCAGCGGGCCATTGGACAGTGGCGGGTTCCTCTGGAAATTGTCGAGGATCTGAACAAAACCGATATCGTTCTGACCCTGAAAAGTCGCTACCGTAAACGGATCAGCAAAATTAAAGATGCGGAGGGACGGGGGATGCCGGTTCACGTTATCCGGAGCAACACCTATGTCCAGGTGCTGCGCTTCGTACAGGACTTGTTCGGACTGGGGAGCCGGGAACTGGGCGACGGCGAGAGCGAAGAAACCGGACTTTTGGAGGCTGAACGAGCGGCCAGACAGGTATTGCGGGCTGGGACGTCGACGGAATTAACACCGCGCAACGCCTTTGTGCGCAGGATGCAGCATAAGATCGCTGAACGTTACCGTCTTTTTTCACAAAGCATCGGTGAAGAGCCGTTCCGGCGGGTGGTGATCTATCCGCGGGTCATTGAAGATGGTCAGAACAATTGACCGGGGATTTTTTGTAACCCTTGAGGGCATCGAAGGTTGCGGGAAATCATCTCATTCCCGTCGCCTGTGGAAACGCCTTGTGGAATTTGGCTATCCCGGTGTCCTCACGCATGAACCGGGAGGAACCCCGGTTGGCGAAGCCATTCGGAAGATTGTTCTCGATCCGTCAACCGGGGAGATTGATCCACTGACTGAAGTTTTTCTCTTTGAAGCCGCTCGGCGCGAACACGTTGTAAAAGTAATACGACCCGCCCTGGAAAGAGGGAACATTGTGCTCTGTGTCCGATTTACCGATTCAACACTGGCCTATCAGGGTTTTGGCAGAGGATTGCCTCATGATGTTTTGGAAAATCTGAACAGAACAGCGACCGAAAACCTGATTCCCGATCTCACTTTATTTCTGGATGTAGAACCAGAAGAGGGTCTCAGGCGCTCCCTTAGACATACCGATGATGTTGAGCTAAGGTTCGAAAGAGAATTTTTATCCAGGTGTGGGCTGTTGGAAAAGATCAGGGAAGGCTTTTACGAGCTTTGCCGCCGGTACCCGGAGAGGTTTGTAAGAATTTCGACCATGGAGGAACGGGATTGTGTTTTCCAAGAGATAATCGATGTGGTAGTTAAGAGGATCATGATCAAACAAGGGGGAAACGGAAGCCATGGATAACGTGACGGCTTTATATGTCTGCGTGGTGCGCGACCTGGACGCTGCCCGGTTGATGGACGCCCTGCGGGAAGAAAATCTGCCGTTTACCAAGCTGGCCTCGACAGGAGGGTTTCTCCGGGAAGGAAATACAACGTTTTTAATCGGAGTCGCTGAAGGAAGAAGGAAAGACGTCCTGGAAATTATCAGAAAAACCTGCGCTCAGAGGGAAGAAATCGTCGAATCAACCATGCCGATCAACGAACCGATTGGGCCCTATGTTCCTCAAACGGTGAAAGTCGTAAGGGGCGGAGGCGTGCTCTTCGAAGTACCCATTAACCGGTACGAAAGGTTTTAGTCCAGCGATGGCGTGGCGAGATGTCTGTGGTCATGATTTTCCAAAGTTGTTTATAGGCAAGCTCTTGACTTCTGGCCGACTGGGACATGCCTTCCTTTTCTCCGGCCCTTCGGGGTGTGGTAAAACGACATTCGCCTTGGAAACGGCCTCGTTTTTCAATTGCTCAAAGCGGGGTTCTGAAGGAGCCTGTGGAGGATGCATGGCCTGTTTATTGATCAAAGCGGGAACCCATCCCGATGTCATGCGTGTTACACCGAAAGATGGCTATCTACGTATTGATGATGTCCGGTCTTTTATCCACTGGATGTCTTTGCAGCGGATGCTGTCTCCCTACCGGTTCGGCATTCTGTCCGGTGTGGAGTTGATGACTGAAGAAGCGGCAAATTGTATTTTAAAAAGCCTGGAAGAGCCCCCTCCAGCAAGCCTGATCCTGATGATCACCACTCGTCCGGAAAATCTGCTTCCTACCTTGCTTTCCCGTTGTCGCCAGATTGTTTTCTCATATCCCTCTTCGGAGGAGATTAATAAATACCTTTCTGACATAAAGGGAGTCGCGTCGCATACGGCGGAGATTCTCTCTCGGGAAGCGGCTGGGAAAATTGGCGATGCGCTCAAGTTGCAAGAGGCGTTTCAGTCAATGAAGGAGTCCTTCCTTGAGATCAAGAGCGATCTCTTGTCGATCCTTGACGCCGAGGGAGATAAAACTCTCAAGGAAATAGAGGAGTCAATCCGGGAAATCGATCAGATAGTGATGCAGGGGAACCCGTTTGGCCTCGAACGCGAGAGCGGGCAGAAAGCTCTGCATAATATTCTGAAATGGCAGGAGAGCCTGCCTATAAATAAGCAAACAGTTTCCAGGAAGAATGCAATGCACCGTTTAAGCGAGCTGATTGAGCAGGTCAAACCGATCAAGTACCGGATGATTGAATTTTGGAGGAAACTTATCGGGACGGATCATGTGCTCACGTTCGGTAAATGGCTCCGGGGACAACGGGAAAAAGATGTGTCTCTTCCGGATTGGGTCCTTGGTGAATTGGTACCTCTCTTATCCTGTTTGGAGTCTTATACGCGAGATGTGATTCTCTATCGGTTACTGGGACCGGACAGTCATCAGTCACTGTGTTTTCCGGACCTGGAGAGTGAATTGGCACAGGATGCCGAACGCTTTGACCTGTCTACTCTCACCACTCTCATTGCCCAAATCGAATCCTACACCGAGAGACTTTCTGACAATCCTCAACTGGATATACAATCTATCCATTTTTTGTTGTCTGTGAGAACTTTATTGTCTAGTGAAAACTGGACAGATACTGATAAAAATCTGTTAGAATGAAATACTTTCAAAATAAAAACCTTACTTCGATAAAATCGTTTTGAGAGGAGCGCTGCAATGCGCCATGCGGTAGGAATAAAGTTCGAAAACAATTTGAAAAGCTATTGTTTTGATCCACGTCAGCTTGAACTTCGTTCGGGCTGCCTTTGTGTGGTTGAAACTTCTTTTGGAATGGAAATCGGTGTTGTGGTCAAAGAACCATATCCATACCGGGAAAAAGCGAACTTAAAACCGGTTCTTCGATTGTTGAACAATGTGGACATTCATCAAGCGGAAGCAAACCGGGAGAAGGAAAAGGTCGCCTTTCAGGTGGCTCGGGAAAAAATTGCTGAACATAAATTGACCATGAAGCTTTTAAAAGCGCATTATACTCTTGACCGGGGTCGTCTTTTTTTTTACTTCGGATCGGAAGAACGAGTTGACTTTAGAAATCTGGTCAAAGACCTGGCCTCGATATTTCGTACACGGATCGAATTGCGGCAACTGGGAGTTAGAGATGAGGCCGGCATGATTGGCGGGTGTGGAATCTGCGGGCGTTGCCTGTGTTGCAGCACATTTCTGATGAATTTTGAACCGATATCGATCAAGATGGCCAAGGAGCAGAACTTGACCTTAAATTCAGCTAAAATATCGGGGGTCTGTGGCAGGCTGATGTGCTGTCTGTCCTACGAGTACCCGCAATACCGCAGGCTTGTTCACTGTCTTCCCAAGAAAGGCAGCAAAGTCCTGACTCCGAAAGGTTTGGGAAAGATTTTGGAAGTGAACATCTTCAAAGATACTATCCAACTCCAATTAGAGGAAGGCAAGGAAATCAGCGTGTCTCCCGAAGAGTATCACCGGTTTTTCCTTTAAGATAGGAACTATTTTCTTGTTACGAAGTAAGTAATGTGTATCGTGATTCATGCTATTCGAAAACGGGAAGGAGCAGGCAAATGATTCAGACGGAAAGCAAGGGACTTCCCTGGTACCAGGGTTTGACTTTCGAAGAGGAAAGAGTTTGGTTTGAAAAACAAGTTCTTTCCTGTGAAAAAGATATAATTCGCTTTGCCTGTTATTTGAGTGGCAATCTTGACCGGGCTCGAGACCTCTACCAGGAAACAATGCTTCGGGCCTTCAAATACCGCCGGAGCTTTGATAGCCGATATCCTTTGCAGAACTGGATATATGCCATTTTATTGAATATCTATCGGCATCAGTACAAGAAGGAGAAATTGCTGAAAACGTTTCTTCCATGGAAAACCAACGATGGGGAAGATGAAGAAAATATTCTCGATTATATCGAAGCCAAAGAGGATGGTCCGGAAGAAAAGGCGATCAAGAACCAGATGATGGTCGACCTGGAAAAGTCCATTCAGGAACTACCGCTGAAAATGCGTGAAGTGATCTTGGCCTGTGATGTTATGGGGCACTCCTACGAAGAAACCAGTGAAATAATCGGGTGTCCGTTGGGGACGGTTCGATCCCGACTTCACCGCGCCCGCCGTCAGGTCAAAAAGACGATGGAAGAGATCTACGGGAAAGGTTTCCTGACGACTTGGAGATGAACAAAATGGAGTGTGACTGGGTAAAAAACAATCTTTCCGGTTTTCTTGACGAAGAGTTGGCAGAGGACGACCGAAAAGTGATTCGTAATCAC
This genomic interval carries:
- the ricT gene encoding regulatory iron-sulfur-containing complex subunit RicT, with the protein product MRHAVGIKFENNLKSYCFDPRQLELRSGCLCVVETSFGMEIGVVVKEPYPYREKANLKPVLRLLNNVDIHQAEANREKEKVAFQVAREKIAEHKLTMKLLKAHYTLDRGRLFFYFGSEERVDFRNLVKDLASIFRTRIELRQLGVRDEAGMIGGCGICGRCLCCSTFLMNFEPISIKMAKEQNLTLNSAKISGVCGRLMCCLSYEYPQYRRLVHCLPKKGSKVLTPKGLGKILEVNIFKDTIQLQLEEGKEISVSPEEYHRFFL
- a CDS encoding DNA polymerase III subunit, with protein sequence MAWRDVCGHDFPKLFIGKLLTSGRLGHAFLFSGPSGCGKTTFALETASFFNCSKRGSEGACGGCMACLLIKAGTHPDVMRVTPKDGYLRIDDVRSFIHWMSLQRMLSPYRFGILSGVELMTEEAANCILKSLEEPPPASLILMITTRPENLLPTLLSRCRQIVFSYPSSEEINKYLSDIKGVASHTAEILSREAAGKIGDALKLQEAFQSMKESFLEIKSDLLSILDAEGDKTLKEIEESIREIDQIVMQGNPFGLERESGQKALHNILKWQESLPINKQTVSRKNAMHRLSELIEQVKPIKYRMIEFWRKLIGTDHVLTFGKWLRGQREKDVSLPDWVLGELVPLLSCLESYTRDVILYRLLGPDSHQSLCFPDLESELAQDAERFDLSTLTTLIAQIESYTERLSDNPQLDIQSIHFLLSVRTLLSSENWTDTDKNLLE
- a CDS encoding cyclic-di-AMP receptor, translated to MDNVTALYVCVVRDLDAARLMDALREENLPFTKLASTGGFLREGNTTFLIGVAEGRRKDVLEIIRKTCAQREEIVESTMPINEPIGPYVPQTVKVVRGGGVLFEVPINRYERF
- the tmk gene encoding dTMP kinase; this translates as MVRTIDRGFFVTLEGIEGCGKSSHSRRLWKRLVEFGYPGVLTHEPGGTPVGEAIRKIVLDPSTGEIDPLTEVFLFEAARREHVVKVIRPALERGNIVLCVRFTDSTLAYQGFGRGLPHDVLENLNRTATENLIPDLTLFLDVEPEEGLRRSLRHTDDVELRFEREFLSRCGLLEKIREGFYELCRRYPERFVRISTMEERDCVFQEIIDVVVKRIMIKQGGNGSHG
- a CDS encoding RNA polymerase sigma factor, yielding MIQTESKGLPWYQGLTFEEERVWFEKQVLSCEKDIIRFACYLSGNLDRARDLYQETMLRAFKYRRSFDSRYPLQNWIYAILLNIYRHQYKKEKLLKTFLPWKTNDGEDEENILDYIEAKEDGPEEKAIKNQMMVDLEKSIQELPLKMREVILACDVMGHSYEETSEIIGCPLGTVRSRLHRARRQVKKTMEEIYGKGFLTTWR